Proteins from a single region of Mytilus trossulus isolate FHL-02 chromosome 2, PNRI_Mtr1.1.1.hap1, whole genome shotgun sequence:
- the LOC134707899 gene encoding kelch-like protein 38 isoform X1 — protein sequence MILWKMAKSKLERKQDHQESLLKGLLQLYQDRTLTDVTLTVDKRTFPCNRNVLAASSPYFRAMFTSNVQETSQENIALYDVTADAVECILNFMYSGVIDIGPDNAQDIFMASNMFELLDVVDCCVEYMNGQLHCSNCVEMYRFAHYHHCKALQDACKHFIMQHFTDVSTTDQFFEIDTNSLEEILQSDDIYVKTEDFIFKVICDWVKFDVGSRKSIFPRLFHLVRLPLVTQQFFNDCIINNELVQENPFCQSIIEEFLHSAYNTSSDLQIQSKHSGAYKTKQRSGMLCRDLIVFSGGANGEHERSFTAYDPETRKNYFGLKHHPTFDLKYRIDYFKIVTVQENETYFIGGIFHDNYRFSESGEAMRNVYKYDQRLSVWTACDNLITARCAFSACCHGHCLFVSGGKAVYPTGYPLDSFEMYDVELGYWKLLEPMPLKLYHHASAIANDGVYIFGGKDVLDEFSDMVMRYDIKTETWYIIDTKLVNPRCEHSAITMNNEIYLIGGVTRSSYAVVIQIFDVNTNRWRHGTDFPDDRKVTAVTLIGNKIYVCGGIRQFIRRNKPTRTVESKDLYSYNVITDAWWKESRMVQYANSVTCTYANINTSFLTESDFVSVGSDA from the exons ATGAT TTTATGGAAAATGGCGAAGTCTAAATTAGAGCGAAAACAAGACCACCAAGAAAGTCTATTGAAAGGATTATTGCAGCTTTATCAAGACCGGACACTGACTGACGTCACGCTAACTGTAGATAAACGAACATTTCCTTGCAACAGAAATGTATTGGCAGCTAGCAGTCCTTACTTTCg ggCTATGTTTACGAGTAACGTACAAGAGACATCACAGGAAAATATTGCATTGTACGATGTCACAGCTGACGCAGTCGAGTGTATTTTGAACTTTATGTACTCTGGTGTTATTGACATAGGCCCGGACAATGCACAGGACATCTTCATGGCTTCAAATATGTTTGAGTTATTGGATGTTGTTGACTGTTGTGTTGAGTATATGAATGGACAACTTCATTGTTCTAATTGCGTGGAAATGTATAGATTTGCACATTATCATCATTGTAAAGCACTTCAAGATGCttgcaaacattttattatgCAGCATTTTACTGACGTATCAACTACCGACCAATTTTTCGAGATTGATACAAATTCCTTGGAGGAAATtttacagtcagatgatattTACGTAAAAACGgaggattttatttttaaagtaatatgCGACTGGGTAAAATTTGATGTAGGCTCTAGAAAATCTATTTTCCCAAGGTTATTTCATTTGGTGCGGCTTCCTCTCGTTACCCAACAATTTTTCAATGATTGTATTATCAACAACGAACTAGTCCAAGAAAACCCTTTCTGTCAAAGTATTATTGAGGAATTTCTACATTCAGCTTATAATACTTCATCAGACTTACAAATACAAAGTAAGCATAGTGGTGcatataaaactaaacaaaGATCGGGAATGTTGTGTCGAGATTTAATTGTGTTTTCTGGAGGGGCCAACGGAGAGCACGAGCGGTCCTTTACAGCATATGACCCGGAAACAAGAAAGAATTATTTCGGTCTTAAGCATCATCCAAcgtttgatttaaaatatagaaTTGACTATTTCAAAATCGTAACTGTACAAGAAAATGAGACATATTTTATTGGTGGCATTTTTCATGACAACTACAGATTCTCTGAATCAGGCGAAGCTATGCGGAATGTGTATAAATACGATCAAAGATTATCAGTATGGACAGCGTGTGATAATTTGATAACAGCAAGATGTGCATTCTCCGCATGTTGCCATGGACACTGCTTATTTGTTTCGGGTGGAAAAGCAGTGTATCCAACTGGTTATCCTCTTGATTCTTTCGAAATGTACGATGTTGAATTAGGCTATTGGAAATTACTTGAGCCGATGCCACTTAAACTTTACCATCACGCATCCGCTATTGCAAATGATGGCGTTTACATATTTGGTGGAAAAGATGTATTAGATGAATTTTCTGATATGGTTATGCGATACGATATAAAAACTGAGACATGGTATATCATTGACACTAAGTTAGTTAACCCAAGATGTGAACATTCTGCTATTACAATGAATAACGAGATCTATTTAATAGGTGGAGTTACAAGGAGCTCATATGCAGTTGTCATTCAGATATTTGAcgtcaacacaaatagatggcGCCACGGCACTGATTTTCCGGATGACAGAAAGGTAACAGCCGTTACTTTGATTGGTAACAAAATTTATGTGTGCGGTGGAATACGTCAGTTTATTCGAAGAAATAAACCCACAAGAACAGTAGAAAGCAAAGATTTGTATTCATATAATGTGATAACAGACGCGTGGTGGAAAGAATCTCGAATGGTGCAATATGCAAATTCAGTTACATGTACTTACGCAAATATCAATACGAGTTTTCTTACTGAAAGCGACTTTGTAAGCGTCGGTAGTGATGCGTAA
- the LOC134707899 gene encoding kelch-like protein 38 isoform X2, with translation MAKSKLERKQDHQESLLKGLLQLYQDRTLTDVTLTVDKRTFPCNRNVLAASSPYFRAMFTSNVQETSQENIALYDVTADAVECILNFMYSGVIDIGPDNAQDIFMASNMFELLDVVDCCVEYMNGQLHCSNCVEMYRFAHYHHCKALQDACKHFIMQHFTDVSTTDQFFEIDTNSLEEILQSDDIYVKTEDFIFKVICDWVKFDVGSRKSIFPRLFHLVRLPLVTQQFFNDCIINNELVQENPFCQSIIEEFLHSAYNTSSDLQIQSKHSGAYKTKQRSGMLCRDLIVFSGGANGEHERSFTAYDPETRKNYFGLKHHPTFDLKYRIDYFKIVTVQENETYFIGGIFHDNYRFSESGEAMRNVYKYDQRLSVWTACDNLITARCAFSACCHGHCLFVSGGKAVYPTGYPLDSFEMYDVELGYWKLLEPMPLKLYHHASAIANDGVYIFGGKDVLDEFSDMVMRYDIKTETWYIIDTKLVNPRCEHSAITMNNEIYLIGGVTRSSYAVVIQIFDVNTNRWRHGTDFPDDRKVTAVTLIGNKIYVCGGIRQFIRRNKPTRTVESKDLYSYNVITDAWWKESRMVQYANSVTCTYANINTSFLTESDFVSVGSDA, from the exons ATGGCGAAGTCTAAATTAGAGCGAAAACAAGACCACCAAGAAAGTCTATTGAAAGGATTATTGCAGCTTTATCAAGACCGGACACTGACTGACGTCACGCTAACTGTAGATAAACGAACATTTCCTTGCAACAGAAATGTATTGGCAGCTAGCAGTCCTTACTTTCg ggCTATGTTTACGAGTAACGTACAAGAGACATCACAGGAAAATATTGCATTGTACGATGTCACAGCTGACGCAGTCGAGTGTATTTTGAACTTTATGTACTCTGGTGTTATTGACATAGGCCCGGACAATGCACAGGACATCTTCATGGCTTCAAATATGTTTGAGTTATTGGATGTTGTTGACTGTTGTGTTGAGTATATGAATGGACAACTTCATTGTTCTAATTGCGTGGAAATGTATAGATTTGCACATTATCATCATTGTAAAGCACTTCAAGATGCttgcaaacattttattatgCAGCATTTTACTGACGTATCAACTACCGACCAATTTTTCGAGATTGATACAAATTCCTTGGAGGAAATtttacagtcagatgatattTACGTAAAAACGgaggattttatttttaaagtaatatgCGACTGGGTAAAATTTGATGTAGGCTCTAGAAAATCTATTTTCCCAAGGTTATTTCATTTGGTGCGGCTTCCTCTCGTTACCCAACAATTTTTCAATGATTGTATTATCAACAACGAACTAGTCCAAGAAAACCCTTTCTGTCAAAGTATTATTGAGGAATTTCTACATTCAGCTTATAATACTTCATCAGACTTACAAATACAAAGTAAGCATAGTGGTGcatataaaactaaacaaaGATCGGGAATGTTGTGTCGAGATTTAATTGTGTTTTCTGGAGGGGCCAACGGAGAGCACGAGCGGTCCTTTACAGCATATGACCCGGAAACAAGAAAGAATTATTTCGGTCTTAAGCATCATCCAAcgtttgatttaaaatatagaaTTGACTATTTCAAAATCGTAACTGTACAAGAAAATGAGACATATTTTATTGGTGGCATTTTTCATGACAACTACAGATTCTCTGAATCAGGCGAAGCTATGCGGAATGTGTATAAATACGATCAAAGATTATCAGTATGGACAGCGTGTGATAATTTGATAACAGCAAGATGTGCATTCTCCGCATGTTGCCATGGACACTGCTTATTTGTTTCGGGTGGAAAAGCAGTGTATCCAACTGGTTATCCTCTTGATTCTTTCGAAATGTACGATGTTGAATTAGGCTATTGGAAATTACTTGAGCCGATGCCACTTAAACTTTACCATCACGCATCCGCTATTGCAAATGATGGCGTTTACATATTTGGTGGAAAAGATGTATTAGATGAATTTTCTGATATGGTTATGCGATACGATATAAAAACTGAGACATGGTATATCATTGACACTAAGTTAGTTAACCCAAGATGTGAACATTCTGCTATTACAATGAATAACGAGATCTATTTAATAGGTGGAGTTACAAGGAGCTCATATGCAGTTGTCATTCAGATATTTGAcgtcaacacaaatagatggcGCCACGGCACTGATTTTCCGGATGACAGAAAGGTAACAGCCGTTACTTTGATTGGTAACAAAATTTATGTGTGCGGTGGAATACGTCAGTTTATTCGAAGAAATAAACCCACAAGAACAGTAGAAAGCAAAGATTTGTATTCATATAATGTGATAACAGACGCGTGGTGGAAAGAATCTCGAATGGTGCAATATGCAAATTCAGTTACATGTACTTACGCAAATATCAATACGAGTTTTCTTACTGAAAGCGACTTTGTAAGCGTCGGTAGTGATGCGTAA
- the LOC134707901 gene encoding uncharacterized protein LOC134707901 isoform X3 — protein MPFFETVIYMDDSDIQCTLCSKRDIPNAAVIWCAVCDEKLCQSCNEIHKYLKISSSHEVTALDVYKKLPTFISSLKQTCDSHEEHFKLYCPAHKEPCCYKCTTTKHKTCHGFQTLDSLIEQSQSQFLDLECTIDELNINIETVFNNRRAALIELDDQVLDLAMNIKKTGEKIREKLESNEKEILQQLSVVHSKYKTTFENTVEELQTMKAEIKSLQKNIEEMKEFASEYQFVLGSQEIRLKLKKEKDNFCKYFENDHQLSQKNVALKFTPGQILNQDIFLGTLVVEEVACEIPFKKNASLEAAFPLDIFQNIESVKMHTSSQTKILEGKVTRNLAGCTFLENDQMLLSDWSENNELLILDKQGEHLRNIVLEKKAFDVVYVGNHCVAMTLPDAKQVSILDLKSNQEKIHVTFENRCWGITYSENTLFVREYSVGIHCLDLNGTIRVTIPVHGYITHITSLGTKLYYTEHTPDVVHCCDLNGTEIWHLALDGRGAPKGIAVGKFGFVFVVLENERKLLVISPDGKKHRELLNEENGLKEPHALVYDMNRNKLLLVKDKTGLTELYEVLY, from the exons ATGCCTTTTTTTGAAACTGTGATTTAC atGGACGATTCCGATATCCAGTGTACATTGTGTTCTAAAAGAGACATTCCAAATGCTGCAGTCATATGGTGTGCCGTATGCGATGAAAAACTATGTCAGTCTTGCAATGAAAtccacaaatatttaaaaatcagcAGCAGCCACGAAGTCACAGCACTAGATGTGTATAAAAAATTACCTACGTTCATTTCTTCATTGAAGCAGACATGTGACAGTCACGAGGAACATTTCAAACTGTACTGTCCTGCTCACAAGGAGCCTTGTTGCTACAAGTGTACAACAACGAAACACAAAACATGCCATGGATTCCAAACACTTGATAGTCTAATCGAACAGTCCCAATCACAGTTTCTAGATTTAGAATGTACGATTGACGAATTAAACATAAACATTGAAACAGTATTTAATAATCGGAGAGCAGCATTAATTGAATTAGATGATCAAGTTTTGGATTTAGCGATGAACATTAAGAAGACGGGAgagaaaataagagaaaaactTGAAAGCAACGAAAAAGAAATCCTACAACAATTGTCGGTTGTTCATTCAAAGTACAAGACTACTTTTGAAAATACGGTTGAAGAACTTCAGACGATGAAGGCTGAAATAAAGTCGTtacagaaaaatattgaagaaaTGAAAGAATTCGCTTCAGAGTATCAATTTGTTCTGGGATCTCAAGAAATCCGTTTAAAACTCAAAAAAGAGAAAGACAATTTctgcaaatattttgaaaatgatcaTCAATTAAGTCAGAAAAATGTGGCTCTAAAGTTTACGCCGGGGCAGATATTAAATCAAGACATATTTCTAGGCACGTTGGTTGTTGAAGAGGTGGCCTGTGAAATTCCCTTCAAGAAAAATGCAAGTTTAGAAGCTGCATTTCCActtgacatttttcaaaacatcgAATCGGTTAAGATGCATACAAGTTCACAAACTAAAATACTTGAAGGTAAAGTGACTAGAAATCTAGCAGGgtgcacatttttagaaaatgacCAAATGCTGTTATCTGACTGGAGCGAGAACAATGAGCTCTTAATTTTAGACAAACAAGGTGAACACTTGAGAAATATTGTTCTTGAAAAAAAGGCATTTGATGTAGTTTATGTGGGCAATCATTGTGTTGCAATGACATTACCAGACGCAAAACAAGTTTCTATTTTGGATTTAAAATCCAATCAAGAGAAAATTCATGTTACATTTGAAAACCGATGCTGGGGTATCACCTATTCCGAAAATACATTATTCGTTCGAGAATATTCTGTAGGGATTCATTGTCTAGATTTGAACGGGACTATCAGAGTAACAATACCGGTTCATGGTTATATCACTCATATTACTAGTCTAGGCACAAAATTGTATTACACGGAACATACTCCCGATGTTGTGCATTGTTGCGATTTGAACGGAACAGAAATATGGCACTTAGCGTTAGATGGTCGTGGAGCGCCAAAGGGGATCGCAGTTGGAAAATTCGGTTTCGTATTCGTTGTATTAGAAAACGAAAGAAAACTTTTAGTCATTTCACCAGACGGGAAAAAACATAGGGAACTATTGAATGAAGAAAATGGTCTAAAAGAACCGCATGCACTCGTCTATGACATGAACAGAAATAAGCTCCTCTTAGTGAAAGACAAAACTGGGTTGACTGAGCTATATgaagtattatattga
- the LOC134707901 gene encoding uncharacterized protein LOC134707901 isoform X2: MGSYFSNIKMDDSDIQCTLCSKRDIPNAAVIWCAVCDEKLCQSCNEIHKYLKISSSHEVTALDVYKKLPTFISSLKQTCDSHEEHFKLYCPAHKEPCCYKCTTTKHKTCHGFQTLDSLIEQSQSQFLDLECTIDELNINIETVFNNRRAALIELDDQVLDLAMNIKKTGEKIREKLESNEKEILQQLSVVHSKYKTTFENTVEELQTMKAEIKSLQKNIEEMKEFASEYQFVLGSQEIRLKLKKEKDNFCKYFENDHQLSQKNVALKFTPGQILNQDIFLGTLVVEEVACEIPFKKNASLEAAFPLDIFQNIESVKMHTSSQTKILEGKVTRNLAGCTFLENDQMLLSDWSENNELLILDKQGEHLRNIVLEKKAFDVVYVGNHCVAMTLPDAKQVSILDLKSNQEKIHVTFENRCWGITYSENTLFVREYSVGIHCLDLNGTIRVTIPVHGYITHITSLGTKLYYTEHTPDVVHCCDLNGTEIWHLALDGRGAPKGIAVGKFGFVFVVLENERKLLVISPDGKKHRELLNEENGLKEPHALVYDMNRNKLLLVKDKTGLTELYEVLY, encoded by the exons ATGGGAAgttatttttctaatattaag atGGACGATTCCGATATCCAGTGTACATTGTGTTCTAAAAGAGACATTCCAAATGCTGCAGTCATATGGTGTGCCGTATGCGATGAAAAACTATGTCAGTCTTGCAATGAAAtccacaaatatttaaaaatcagcAGCAGCCACGAAGTCACAGCACTAGATGTGTATAAAAAATTACCTACGTTCATTTCTTCATTGAAGCAGACATGTGACAGTCACGAGGAACATTTCAAACTGTACTGTCCTGCTCACAAGGAGCCTTGTTGCTACAAGTGTACAACAACGAAACACAAAACATGCCATGGATTCCAAACACTTGATAGTCTAATCGAACAGTCCCAATCACAGTTTCTAGATTTAGAATGTACGATTGACGAATTAAACATAAACATTGAAACAGTATTTAATAATCGGAGAGCAGCATTAATTGAATTAGATGATCAAGTTTTGGATTTAGCGATGAACATTAAGAAGACGGGAgagaaaataagagaaaaactTGAAAGCAACGAAAAAGAAATCCTACAACAATTGTCGGTTGTTCATTCAAAGTACAAGACTACTTTTGAAAATACGGTTGAAGAACTTCAGACGATGAAGGCTGAAATAAAGTCGTtacagaaaaatattgaagaaaTGAAAGAATTCGCTTCAGAGTATCAATTTGTTCTGGGATCTCAAGAAATCCGTTTAAAACTCAAAAAAGAGAAAGACAATTTctgcaaatattttgaaaatgatcaTCAATTAAGTCAGAAAAATGTGGCTCTAAAGTTTACGCCGGGGCAGATATTAAATCAAGACATATTTCTAGGCACGTTGGTTGTTGAAGAGGTGGCCTGTGAAATTCCCTTCAAGAAAAATGCAAGTTTAGAAGCTGCATTTCCActtgacatttttcaaaacatcgAATCGGTTAAGATGCATACAAGTTCACAAACTAAAATACTTGAAGGTAAAGTGACTAGAAATCTAGCAGGgtgcacatttttagaaaatgacCAAATGCTGTTATCTGACTGGAGCGAGAACAATGAGCTCTTAATTTTAGACAAACAAGGTGAACACTTGAGAAATATTGTTCTTGAAAAAAAGGCATTTGATGTAGTTTATGTGGGCAATCATTGTGTTGCAATGACATTACCAGACGCAAAACAAGTTTCTATTTTGGATTTAAAATCCAATCAAGAGAAAATTCATGTTACATTTGAAAACCGATGCTGGGGTATCACCTATTCCGAAAATACATTATTCGTTCGAGAATATTCTGTAGGGATTCATTGTCTAGATTTGAACGGGACTATCAGAGTAACAATACCGGTTCATGGTTATATCACTCATATTACTAGTCTAGGCACAAAATTGTATTACACGGAACATACTCCCGATGTTGTGCATTGTTGCGATTTGAACGGAACAGAAATATGGCACTTAGCGTTAGATGGTCGTGGAGCGCCAAAGGGGATCGCAGTTGGAAAATTCGGTTTCGTATTCGTTGTATTAGAAAACGAAAGAAAACTTTTAGTCATTTCACCAGACGGGAAAAAACATAGGGAACTATTGAATGAAGAAAATGGTCTAAAAGAACCGCATGCACTCGTCTATGACATGAACAGAAATAAGCTCCTCTTAGTGAAAGACAAAACTGGGTTGACTGAGCTATATgaagtattatattga
- the LOC134707901 gene encoding uncharacterized protein LOC134707901 isoform X4, which translates to MDDSDIQCTLCSKRDIPNAAVIWCAVCDEKLCQSCNEIHKYLKISSSHEVTALDVYKKLPTFISSLKQTCDSHEEHFKLYCPAHKEPCCYKCTTTKHKTCHGFQTLDSLIEQSQSQFLDLECTIDELNINIETVFNNRRAALIELDDQVLDLAMNIKKTGEKIREKLESNEKEILQQLSVVHSKYKTTFENTVEELQTMKAEIKSLQKNIEEMKEFASEYQFVLGSQEIRLKLKKEKDNFCKYFENDHQLSQKNVALKFTPGQILNQDIFLGTLVVEEVACEIPFKKNASLEAAFPLDIFQNIESVKMHTSSQTKILEGKVTRNLAGCTFLENDQMLLSDWSENNELLILDKQGEHLRNIVLEKKAFDVVYVGNHCVAMTLPDAKQVSILDLKSNQEKIHVTFENRCWGITYSENTLFVREYSVGIHCLDLNGTIRVTIPVHGYITHITSLGTKLYYTEHTPDVVHCCDLNGTEIWHLALDGRGAPKGIAVGKFGFVFVVLENERKLLVISPDGKKHRELLNEENGLKEPHALVYDMNRNKLLLVKDKTGLTELYEVLY; encoded by the coding sequence atGGACGATTCCGATATCCAGTGTACATTGTGTTCTAAAAGAGACATTCCAAATGCTGCAGTCATATGGTGTGCCGTATGCGATGAAAAACTATGTCAGTCTTGCAATGAAAtccacaaatatttaaaaatcagcAGCAGCCACGAAGTCACAGCACTAGATGTGTATAAAAAATTACCTACGTTCATTTCTTCATTGAAGCAGACATGTGACAGTCACGAGGAACATTTCAAACTGTACTGTCCTGCTCACAAGGAGCCTTGTTGCTACAAGTGTACAACAACGAAACACAAAACATGCCATGGATTCCAAACACTTGATAGTCTAATCGAACAGTCCCAATCACAGTTTCTAGATTTAGAATGTACGATTGACGAATTAAACATAAACATTGAAACAGTATTTAATAATCGGAGAGCAGCATTAATTGAATTAGATGATCAAGTTTTGGATTTAGCGATGAACATTAAGAAGACGGGAgagaaaataagagaaaaactTGAAAGCAACGAAAAAGAAATCCTACAACAATTGTCGGTTGTTCATTCAAAGTACAAGACTACTTTTGAAAATACGGTTGAAGAACTTCAGACGATGAAGGCTGAAATAAAGTCGTtacagaaaaatattgaagaaaTGAAAGAATTCGCTTCAGAGTATCAATTTGTTCTGGGATCTCAAGAAATCCGTTTAAAACTCAAAAAAGAGAAAGACAATTTctgcaaatattttgaaaatgatcaTCAATTAAGTCAGAAAAATGTGGCTCTAAAGTTTACGCCGGGGCAGATATTAAATCAAGACATATTTCTAGGCACGTTGGTTGTTGAAGAGGTGGCCTGTGAAATTCCCTTCAAGAAAAATGCAAGTTTAGAAGCTGCATTTCCActtgacatttttcaaaacatcgAATCGGTTAAGATGCATACAAGTTCACAAACTAAAATACTTGAAGGTAAAGTGACTAGAAATCTAGCAGGgtgcacatttttagaaaatgacCAAATGCTGTTATCTGACTGGAGCGAGAACAATGAGCTCTTAATTTTAGACAAACAAGGTGAACACTTGAGAAATATTGTTCTTGAAAAAAAGGCATTTGATGTAGTTTATGTGGGCAATCATTGTGTTGCAATGACATTACCAGACGCAAAACAAGTTTCTATTTTGGATTTAAAATCCAATCAAGAGAAAATTCATGTTACATTTGAAAACCGATGCTGGGGTATCACCTATTCCGAAAATACATTATTCGTTCGAGAATATTCTGTAGGGATTCATTGTCTAGATTTGAACGGGACTATCAGAGTAACAATACCGGTTCATGGTTATATCACTCATATTACTAGTCTAGGCACAAAATTGTATTACACGGAACATACTCCCGATGTTGTGCATTGTTGCGATTTGAACGGAACAGAAATATGGCACTTAGCGTTAGATGGTCGTGGAGCGCCAAAGGGGATCGCAGTTGGAAAATTCGGTTTCGTATTCGTTGTATTAGAAAACGAAAGAAAACTTTTAGTCATTTCACCAGACGGGAAAAAACATAGGGAACTATTGAATGAAGAAAATGGTCTAAAAGAACCGCATGCACTCGTCTATGACATGAACAGAAATAAGCTCCTCTTAGTGAAAGACAAAACTGGGTTGACTGAGCTATATgaagtattatattga
- the LOC134707901 gene encoding uncharacterized protein LOC134707901 isoform X1 yields the protein MIKYFSYTPTDYYCLYIKLPGLLYTMDDSDIQCTLCSKRDIPNAAVIWCAVCDEKLCQSCNEIHKYLKISSSHEVTALDVYKKLPTFISSLKQTCDSHEEHFKLYCPAHKEPCCYKCTTTKHKTCHGFQTLDSLIEQSQSQFLDLECTIDELNINIETVFNNRRAALIELDDQVLDLAMNIKKTGEKIREKLESNEKEILQQLSVVHSKYKTTFENTVEELQTMKAEIKSLQKNIEEMKEFASEYQFVLGSQEIRLKLKKEKDNFCKYFENDHQLSQKNVALKFTPGQILNQDIFLGTLVVEEVACEIPFKKNASLEAAFPLDIFQNIESVKMHTSSQTKILEGKVTRNLAGCTFLENDQMLLSDWSENNELLILDKQGEHLRNIVLEKKAFDVVYVGNHCVAMTLPDAKQVSILDLKSNQEKIHVTFENRCWGITYSENTLFVREYSVGIHCLDLNGTIRVTIPVHGYITHITSLGTKLYYTEHTPDVVHCCDLNGTEIWHLALDGRGAPKGIAVGKFGFVFVVLENERKLLVISPDGKKHRELLNEENGLKEPHALVYDMNRNKLLLVKDKTGLTELYEVLY from the exons ATGATCAAATATTTTAGCTATACACCCACTGactattattgtttatatattaagCTTCCTGGTTTGCTTTACACG atGGACGATTCCGATATCCAGTGTACATTGTGTTCTAAAAGAGACATTCCAAATGCTGCAGTCATATGGTGTGCCGTATGCGATGAAAAACTATGTCAGTCTTGCAATGAAAtccacaaatatttaaaaatcagcAGCAGCCACGAAGTCACAGCACTAGATGTGTATAAAAAATTACCTACGTTCATTTCTTCATTGAAGCAGACATGTGACAGTCACGAGGAACATTTCAAACTGTACTGTCCTGCTCACAAGGAGCCTTGTTGCTACAAGTGTACAACAACGAAACACAAAACATGCCATGGATTCCAAACACTTGATAGTCTAATCGAACAGTCCCAATCACAGTTTCTAGATTTAGAATGTACGATTGACGAATTAAACATAAACATTGAAACAGTATTTAATAATCGGAGAGCAGCATTAATTGAATTAGATGATCAAGTTTTGGATTTAGCGATGAACATTAAGAAGACGGGAgagaaaataagagaaaaactTGAAAGCAACGAAAAAGAAATCCTACAACAATTGTCGGTTGTTCATTCAAAGTACAAGACTACTTTTGAAAATACGGTTGAAGAACTTCAGACGATGAAGGCTGAAATAAAGTCGTtacagaaaaatattgaagaaaTGAAAGAATTCGCTTCAGAGTATCAATTTGTTCTGGGATCTCAAGAAATCCGTTTAAAACTCAAAAAAGAGAAAGACAATTTctgcaaatattttgaaaatgatcaTCAATTAAGTCAGAAAAATGTGGCTCTAAAGTTTACGCCGGGGCAGATATTAAATCAAGACATATTTCTAGGCACGTTGGTTGTTGAAGAGGTGGCCTGTGAAATTCCCTTCAAGAAAAATGCAAGTTTAGAAGCTGCATTTCCActtgacatttttcaaaacatcgAATCGGTTAAGATGCATACAAGTTCACAAACTAAAATACTTGAAGGTAAAGTGACTAGAAATCTAGCAGGgtgcacatttttagaaaatgacCAAATGCTGTTATCTGACTGGAGCGAGAACAATGAGCTCTTAATTTTAGACAAACAAGGTGAACACTTGAGAAATATTGTTCTTGAAAAAAAGGCATTTGATGTAGTTTATGTGGGCAATCATTGTGTTGCAATGACATTACCAGACGCAAAACAAGTTTCTATTTTGGATTTAAAATCCAATCAAGAGAAAATTCATGTTACATTTGAAAACCGATGCTGGGGTATCACCTATTCCGAAAATACATTATTCGTTCGAGAATATTCTGTAGGGATTCATTGTCTAGATTTGAACGGGACTATCAGAGTAACAATACCGGTTCATGGTTATATCACTCATATTACTAGTCTAGGCACAAAATTGTATTACACGGAACATACTCCCGATGTTGTGCATTGTTGCGATTTGAACGGAACAGAAATATGGCACTTAGCGTTAGATGGTCGTGGAGCGCCAAAGGGGATCGCAGTTGGAAAATTCGGTTTCGTATTCGTTGTATTAGAAAACGAAAGAAAACTTTTAGTCATTTCACCAGACGGGAAAAAACATAGGGAACTATTGAATGAAGAAAATGGTCTAAAAGAACCGCATGCACTCGTCTATGACATGAACAGAAATAAGCTCCTCTTAGTGAAAGACAAAACTGGGTTGACTGAGCTATATgaagtattatattga